A region from the Sutcliffiella horikoshii genome encodes:
- a CDS encoding GNAT family N-acetyltransferase: MSEQRLFPELETDRLKLRNVNDTDADFIFKHFSNEKICEFLYDEDIFTKKEDAIELIEWYNDPEGKGYNRWIIKRKDSNEKMGTCGFHLWDRTNNIAEIGYDLWHEFWGCGYMKEALTAAIESGFSNMKLNRINAYVALENKKSSNTLESLGFVNEGIYRDKHLYKGKYYDHYSFSLLKKDWNRQRLT; encoded by the coding sequence ATGAGCGAACAAAGGCTTTTTCCTGAACTAGAGACTGACAGACTAAAATTACGAAATGTAAACGATACGGATGCTGATTTTATCTTCAAACATTTCAGTAATGAAAAGATATGTGAGTTTTTATATGATGAAGATATATTTACAAAAAAAGAGGATGCCATCGAATTAATAGAGTGGTATAACGATCCAGAAGGAAAAGGGTATAATAGATGGATTATTAAACGAAAAGACAGCAATGAAAAGATGGGGACCTGTGGTTTTCATTTATGGGACAGAACCAATAATATAGCAGAAATAGGTTATGATTTGTGGCATGAGTTTTGGGGATGCGGCTATATGAAAGAGGCATTGACTGCAGCAATAGAGAGTGGCTTTAGTAACATGAAACTAAATAGGATAAATGCATATGTCGCTTTGGAAAATAAAAAGTCTTCAAATACATTAGAAAGTTTAGGTTTCGTAAATGAAGGGATATATCGGGACAAACATTTGTATAAAGGCAAATACTATGACCATTATTCGTTTTCACTACTAAAGAAAGATTGGAACAGGCAACGCCTTACCTGA
- a CDS encoding S16 family serine protease, with the protein MKKRAPWIVLVVLLMIIGSGFIPTGFDILLAGDPINLDEFVQYEGGSELDGDLGMTYVASIENTIWPFMIITKLVEEGVEIIPSVSEELDMAIEDIDYQNKLMMEQSKIKAEYIARGILGEEPKLELQGFYPVYYLPDWDNKDDVEVTDLLVGIDGEKLESYEQLDQLIVEKEPGDMLALSLVRDGKEIEVDVTTYPHKDYYGNTMLGVFFEEVFETSKDENIEWQNIENLGGPSAGLMITLTLLDKMMEDSLLKGNAVAGTGTITIEGEVGPIGGVKQKVIGAANAGFDYFIVPLDDGWENNESIARRTINEEGLDIELIPVGTIEDAVDALEKLPEKN; encoded by the coding sequence ATGAAGAAACGGGCACCGTGGATTGTTTTAGTAGTTTTGTTAATGATTATAGGAAGCGGATTTATACCAACTGGGTTTGATATCCTCCTGGCGGGGGACCCAATTAATTTAGATGAATTTGTTCAATATGAAGGCGGCTCAGAGCTGGATGGGGACTTGGGCATGACCTATGTGGCCAGCATAGAAAATACCATTTGGCCATTTATGATAATCACGAAACTCGTGGAAGAGGGTGTCGAGATTATTCCTTCTGTATCAGAAGAACTCGATATGGCGATAGAAGACATCGACTATCAAAACAAACTAATGATGGAACAGTCGAAAATCAAGGCGGAATATATAGCACGCGGCATATTGGGGGAAGAACCCAAGCTTGAGCTGCAAGGATTCTATCCCGTGTATTATTTGCCGGATTGGGATAACAAAGATGATGTGGAAGTAACAGACCTTCTGGTAGGTATTGACGGAGAAAAGCTGGAATCGTATGAACAATTAGATCAACTAATTGTAGAAAAAGAACCAGGAGACATGCTTGCGTTGTCGTTAGTACGAGATGGTAAGGAAATAGAGGTCGATGTTACGACATATCCGCACAAAGATTACTACGGAAACACCATGCTTGGAGTATTTTTCGAGGAAGTATTCGAGACATCAAAGGACGAAAACATTGAGTGGCAGAACATAGAGAACCTGGGAGGTCCAAGTGCCGGACTCATGATTACGCTCACACTTCTAGATAAAATGATGGAAGATTCCCTACTCAAAGGAAATGCCGTTGCCGGTACGGGGACAATCACGATTGAAGGGGAAGTTGGACCGATCGGCGGCGTAAAACAAAAGGTAATCGGAGCTGCCAATGCAGGATTCGACTACTTCATCGTCCCGTTGGATGACGGTTGGGAAAACAATGAATCGATTGCGAGAAGGACCATAAACGAAGAAGGTCTAGATATAGAGCTTATTCCAGTTGGGACGATAGAGGACGCAGTGGACGCGTTGGAGAAGCTACCGGAAAAGAATTGA
- a CDS encoding ABC-F family ATP-binding cassette domain-containing protein encodes MSLLSIDGLSHSFGDRTLFKDVSLRLLAGEHVGLVGANGVGKSTLMNIITGEIVYDTGRVEWTPGVHYGYLDQHTILTPGRTIRDVLRDAFLPLYEKEKELNAITDKMGTATPEELEELLEQMGEIQDHLDAGGFYNLDIKVEEAARGLGLDAIGLERDVAALSGGQRTKVLLAKLLLEQPQVLLLDEPTNYLDVEHIRWLSSYLKEYPHAFLLISHDTEFMNGVVDVIFHLEFSKMTRYTASYEKFLELAEINKNQHINAYEKQKEFIKKQEDFIAKNKARYSTTGRAKSRQKQLDRMDRIDRPETAAKPTFEFKESRASSRYVVEAKDLEIGYAEPLLPKLTMEIERGDKIAIVGCNGVGKSTLLKTILGKIDPLGGSVIRGDFLFPSYFEQEVKAKDITPIDDVWNEFPSLDQHQVRAILARCGLKNEHISRPLSQLSGGEQAKVRLCKLMMHESNWLLFDEPTNHLDVVAKEELKRAIKAYKGTILLVCHEPSFYEDWVTKVWNVEEWAEQKQ; translated from the coding sequence ATGAGTTTATTGAGCATAGATGGGTTAAGCCATAGCTTTGGCGACCGTACATTATTTAAAGATGTTTCCCTGCGCCTTTTGGCAGGCGAGCATGTTGGCCTTGTAGGGGCAAATGGAGTCGGTAAATCGACGTTGATGAATATCATCACAGGAGAGATCGTATACGACACAGGACGCGTGGAGTGGACGCCTGGTGTGCATTACGGGTATTTGGACCAGCATACGATCTTGACGCCAGGAAGAACGATTAGAGACGTCCTGCGCGATGCATTCTTGCCTTTATATGAAAAAGAAAAAGAATTGAATGCCATCACCGACAAAATGGGAACGGCCACTCCTGAAGAGTTAGAAGAGTTGTTGGAGCAAATGGGGGAAATCCAGGATCATCTGGATGCAGGTGGATTTTACAACTTGGATATTAAGGTCGAGGAAGCTGCACGCGGTCTTGGTTTGGATGCAATCGGCCTTGAGCGTGACGTTGCTGCGCTAAGTGGCGGACAGCGTACCAAAGTTCTTTTAGCAAAGCTGTTACTTGAGCAGCCTCAAGTGTTATTACTGGATGAGCCGACGAACTATCTGGATGTGGAGCATATCCGTTGGTTGAGCTCGTACTTGAAAGAATATCCGCATGCATTCCTATTGATCTCGCATGATACCGAGTTCATGAATGGTGTGGTAGATGTTATTTTCCATCTTGAATTCTCCAAGATGACTCGCTACACAGCGTCTTATGAAAAGTTTCTGGAGCTTGCGGAAATTAACAAAAATCAGCATATTAATGCTTATGAAAAGCAAAAAGAATTCATTAAAAAGCAAGAAGACTTTATTGCAAAAAATAAAGCACGTTACTCTACGACGGGCCGTGCGAAAAGCCGTCAGAAACAGCTGGACCGCATGGATCGTATCGACCGACCAGAGACAGCTGCTAAGCCGACGTTTGAGTTTAAAGAATCCCGTGCAAGCAGCCGCTATGTAGTCGAAGCGAAGGACCTTGAGATTGGTTACGCAGAGCCATTATTACCGAAGCTTACGATGGAAATCGAGCGCGGAGATAAGATTGCGATTGTCGGGTGCAACGGTGTCGGGAAGTCTACTTTGCTGAAGACAATCTTGGGTAAAATAGATCCTCTTGGCGGTTCTGTGATTCGCGGTGATTTCTTGTTCCCTTCTTACTTTGAACAGGAAGTTAAAGCGAAGGATATCACGCCGATCGATGATGTTTGGAACGAGTTCCCTTCCCTTGATCAGCACCAGGTTCGTGCAATCTTGGCGCGTTGCGGCTTGAAGAACGAGCACATCTCCCGCCCGTTAAGTCAGCTGAGCGGTGGAGAGCAGGCCAAGGTGCGTTTATGTAAGTTAATGATGCATGAGAGCAACTGGCTGCTGTTTGACGAGCCGACAAACCACTTGGATGTGGTAGCGAAAGAGGAATTAAAGCGTGCTATAAAAGCTTATAAGGGTACCATTCTCCTTGTATGCCACGAACCTAGCTTCTATGAGGACTGGGTGACGAAGGTTTGGAACGTGGAAGAGTGGGCCGAGCAGAAGCAGTAA
- a CDS encoding tryptophan 2,3-dioxygenase family protein, giving the protein MEERKVTDYEKYIRTEELLSLQKGDGELSCNDELTFQMIHQIAELHFKLIIQYIHLADANMQHGEVLQATQQLQRVNMHLKHLPPVFDMVKVISPRDYHTIRLALGRGSGQDSPGFNEILRLGPTLWGPFEQLLNDKQLTPFMLHKAAGDNYELYLLMQELIAFDENFQTFRKHHIQLVRRMIGLNTKSLKGIPAQALERGAKFEFYPQLWEAICELTDWTGSSYDPKPL; this is encoded by the coding sequence ATGGAAGAGAGAAAAGTGACAGATTATGAAAAGTATATTCGTACGGAAGAGTTATTGAGCTTACAAAAGGGGGACGGGGAACTCTCTTGTAATGACGAACTCACGTTTCAGATGATTCACCAAATCGCTGAGCTGCATTTCAAGCTGATCATCCAGTACATTCACTTAGCGGATGCAAATATGCAGCACGGGGAAGTCTTGCAGGCAACACAACAACTTCAAAGGGTGAACATGCACTTAAAGCATCTGCCGCCAGTGTTTGATATGGTAAAAGTGATCAGTCCAAGAGATTACCATACTATCAGACTCGCACTTGGACGTGGAAGCGGCCAGGATTCACCTGGCTTCAACGAAATTTTAAGGCTTGGACCGACGTTGTGGGGGCCGTTTGAACAACTGTTGAACGACAAGCAACTGACACCGTTCATGCTTCACAAGGCGGCAGGTGACAATTATGAGCTGTACTTGCTCATGCAAGAATTGATTGCTTTTGATGAAAACTTCCAAACGTTCCGCAAGCACCACATCCAGCTTGTGCGCAGGATGATTGGTTTGAATACGAAGAGTTTGAAGGGAATACCTGCTCAAGCGTTGGAGCGAGGAGCTAAGTTTGAATTTTATCCTCAGCTTTGGGAAGCGATTTGTGAATTAACGGACTGGACGGGGTCGAGTTACGATCCGAAACCGCTGTAG
- a CDS encoding NAD(P)/FAD-dependent oxidoreductase has translation MVYDCIIIGGGIAGLQAAIQLGRYQHKVLVLDDGKGRSSMCHCYHNLLGWPDGVSGEKLRSLGKEHALRFGVEFEEQRVETVKGLDGKFCVTTAESHEFYGRKLLLATGIKDNIPPFKGLLPCLGKSIFVCPDCDGYEILDKPALVIGSGNAGASMALTLTYWTEELTFINQGKGEIDADLVEKLVGKGITLVSNEISEIHTDCSALKGVTLDNGERIDCCFAFLAFGGNKPNTDLALQLGVELEANKHILVDPRTKMTSVENVWAAGDITVHSEQAAIAMGDGIQAAIWIHKSLLES, from the coding sequence GTGGTTTATGATTGTATCATTATCGGGGGAGGCATTGCAGGTCTTCAGGCTGCCATCCAGCTTGGAAGGTATCAACATAAGGTGCTCGTTTTGGATGACGGAAAAGGTCGTTCAAGTATGTGTCATTGCTATCACAATCTTCTGGGGTGGCCGGATGGAGTGAGTGGGGAAAAGCTTCGGAGTCTTGGGAAAGAGCATGCGCTTAGATTTGGTGTGGAGTTTGAGGAGCAGCGTGTGGAGACGGTGAAAGGGTTGGACGGAAAGTTTTGCGTAACGACGGCTGAATCTCATGAGTTTTATGGCAGAAAGCTTTTGCTAGCTACAGGTATCAAGGATAATATTCCGCCTTTTAAAGGTTTGTTGCCGTGTCTTGGAAAAAGTATATTCGTTTGCCCAGATTGTGATGGATATGAAATTTTAGATAAGCCAGCCCTTGTAATCGGGTCAGGCAATGCAGGTGCTTCGATGGCGTTAACCCTGACATATTGGACAGAGGAGCTTACTTTTATCAACCAAGGAAAAGGGGAAATTGATGCTGACTTAGTGGAAAAGTTAGTTGGAAAAGGGATTACGCTTGTTTCTAATGAGATTTCGGAAATACATACGGATTGTTCAGCTTTAAAAGGAGTAACGCTTGATAATGGAGAACGCATTGATTGTTGTTTTGCGTTCTTAGCCTTTGGTGGCAATAAACCGAATACCGATCTTGCTTTACAATTGGGTGTGGAATTGGAAGCCAATAAACATATCCTTGTGGACCCCCGGACAAAAATGACCTCTGTGGAGAATGTATGGGCTGCGGGTGACATTACCGTTCACTCCGAACAAGCTGCTATTGCGATGGGGGACGGCATACAAGCGGCCATCTGGATTCATAAAAGCTTGCTGGAAAGTTGA
- a CDS encoding general stress protein has protein sequence MKPTYKEFQNDEQVVGAVQELKTRGVHDDDIYVITHDDDRTKRVADNADANTVGAGEVGLDTYVKNIFRSKGDELRAQFQELGFTAPEAEQLEEKLDHGKVILVVKDTTASTTL, from the coding sequence ATGAAACCCACTTATAAAGAGTTTCAAAATGACGAACAAGTAGTAGGAGCAGTACAAGAGCTAAAAACTAGAGGTGTTCATGATGATGACATTTATGTCATTACTCACGACGATGACCGTACTAAACGTGTAGCTGATAACGCTGATGCTAATACTGTTGGCGCCGGTGAAGTTGGTTTAGATACTTACGTGAAAAACATCTTCCGCAGCAAAGGTGACGAGCTTCGCGCTCAATTCCAGGAGTTAGGATTCACAGCTCCAGAAGCGGAACAGTTAGAAGAAAAGCTTGATCACGGTAAAGTGATCCTAGTGGTAAAAGATACAACTGCAAGCACGACGTTATAA
- a CDS encoding sensor histidine kinase — MNVSKKLAFHFVKQLFVLLVIIIIALTSALLFFAFHLTESEMKASFSRADAYFLEVEMDVKSEEEIHISEAVKTAVHQNDGWLQLINRNGVVVKEVNAPADLKEAYTFQELADFDVPGYRTSYWRIHKDESDLVVLYGEKNLSEGILAELQKLGNLSAITEEGRKFLENQEAWLQVYDSNGEKTEQWNAPEDLTLTARDFLSIKESPWNYTYDISTLPEGDKVYVVGMENAYYAPDDVLDGLVGASLVKSFLLVIVVLLVIIIALSIWYGRTFGVPLLYMMNWIKRMSKGDLSVPRNKKGKIPFRKKNGKLHKRFRIFRDILFSIRKLANTLEKNEQYQKRVDQTREEWITGLSHDLKTPLSSIYGYAKILETGSYKWTEEEIQAMGSTVTEKASYMSDLIEDLNLTYRLKNNALPIEKSIQDIVPLMKDVIKSLNNTDSTILMENVEQEIRVAVDSKWFTRILTNLLANAQKHNPKGTDITLSASRNPDHTFITIKDNGVGMDDETQSKLFDRYYRGGSTTDKSNGTGLGMAIAHQLVLAHGGNVFVESEKGKGTTITISLPNELGELTS; from the coding sequence ATGAATGTTAGCAAAAAGCTGGCTTTTCATTTTGTTAAACAATTATTTGTCCTCTTGGTGATCATCATTATCGCTTTAACCTCTGCCTTATTATTCTTCGCTTTTCACTTAACAGAGTCGGAAATGAAAGCAAGCTTTTCAAGGGCGGACGCATATTTTCTTGAGGTTGAAATGGATGTAAAGTCAGAAGAGGAAATTCATATCAGTGAGGCCGTCAAAACAGCTGTCCACCAAAATGACGGTTGGCTTCAATTGATAAATAGAAATGGAGTTGTAGTCAAAGAAGTAAATGCTCCTGCAGATTTAAAGGAGGCATACACCTTTCAAGAGCTTGCCGATTTTGACGTTCCCGGTTACCGGACCTCTTACTGGAGGATACATAAGGATGAGAGTGACCTTGTCGTATTATATGGGGAGAAGAACCTGAGCGAAGGAATACTTGCTGAGCTGCAAAAACTAGGCAATTTATCAGCTATTACAGAGGAAGGTAGAAAGTTCCTTGAGAACCAAGAGGCATGGTTACAAGTATATGATTCCAATGGGGAAAAAACCGAGCAATGGAATGCCCCGGAAGATCTTACACTTACAGCCAGGGACTTCCTTTCCATTAAGGAAAGCCCATGGAACTACACATACGACATCTCCACCTTACCAGAAGGGGACAAGGTATATGTTGTTGGGATGGAAAATGCCTATTATGCCCCAGATGACGTCCTGGACGGTCTGGTAGGTGCCTCTTTGGTCAAAAGCTTTCTACTAGTAATAGTAGTGCTTCTTGTGATCATCATCGCGCTCTCTATTTGGTACGGCAGGACGTTTGGGGTACCTTTGCTTTACATGATGAACTGGATCAAGAGAATGTCTAAGGGTGACTTATCGGTACCAAGGAACAAAAAGGGGAAAATCCCATTCCGGAAAAAGAACGGAAAACTTCACAAACGCTTCCGGATTTTCCGCGACATCCTTTTTTCCATTCGTAAACTTGCCAACACACTAGAAAAGAACGAACAATACCAAAAACGGGTCGATCAAACAAGGGAAGAGTGGATAACAGGCTTAAGCCATGACCTGAAAACTCCCTTAAGCTCCATCTACGGCTATGCAAAAATACTGGAAACAGGGTCATACAAATGGACAGAAGAAGAAATACAGGCGATGGGTAGCACCGTGACAGAAAAAGCCTCCTATATGAGCGACTTAATTGAGGATTTAAACCTTACTTACCGTTTGAAAAATAATGCATTGCCTATTGAAAAGAGCATACAGGACATTGTTCCTCTCATGAAGGACGTCATCAAGTCACTGAACAACACAGATTCGACAATACTCATGGAAAACGTGGAACAGGAAATTCGTGTGGCGGTTGATTCCAAATGGTTCACCCGCATTCTCACCAACCTGCTTGCAAATGCACAAAAGCACAACCCAAAAGGAACGGATATTACGCTGAGTGCCTCACGAAACCCTGACCACACCTTCATCACCATAAAGGATAACGGAGTGGGGATGGATGATGAAACACAGAGTAAATTGTTTGACCGTTACTACAGAGGCGGCAGCACAACCGATAAATCAAACGGTACCGGACTTGGCATGGCCATCGCCCACCAGCTAGTCTTGGCACACGGAGGAAATGTCTTTGTAGAAAGCGAAAAAGGAAAAGGAACCACCATCACCATCTCGTTGCCTAACGAATTGGGAGAACTTACTTCCTAA
- a CDS encoding response regulator transcription factor, which yields MEHARILMVDDEQSIIDMMKLVLTKEGFQHVDTCSTGEMALHKLKHHSYDLILLDIMLPDMTGYEICQAIRKTTEAPIFFLSAKTSDLDKLTGFAHGGDDYITKPFNPLEVVARIKVQLNRYLKSAPTKEEDVLEFGRFKLNLQSAELRVLGESVVLSGQLYHLLVFFCKNPNRIFTKEQLYYHVWGDNILVDENTVMVHIRKLREKIEENPSKPEYIKTVRGIGYKLVPAAGVQR from the coding sequence ATGGAACACGCAAGGATATTAATGGTCGATGATGAACAATCCATTATAGATATGATGAAATTAGTGTTAACGAAAGAGGGATTTCAACACGTAGATACATGCAGTACGGGGGAAATGGCCTTACATAAGCTGAAGCATCACTCTTATGACTTGATTTTGCTCGACATCATGCTCCCTGATATGACTGGTTATGAGATTTGCCAGGCAATCAGGAAAACAACAGAAGCCCCAATCTTTTTCCTATCAGCCAAAACCTCAGATCTTGATAAATTGACGGGCTTTGCACACGGTGGTGACGACTATATCACTAAGCCATTCAACCCGTTAGAAGTAGTAGCAAGAATAAAGGTACAACTAAATCGGTATTTGAAGAGCGCTCCAACCAAAGAAGAGGACGTCCTTGAATTTGGCAGATTCAAGCTAAACCTCCAATCTGCGGAACTTAGAGTGCTTGGAGAAAGCGTCGTTTTAAGCGGTCAGCTTTATCATTTGTTAGTATTCTTCTGTAAAAATCCAAATAGAATTTTCACGAAAGAACAGCTCTATTACCACGTTTGGGGAGACAATATCCTAGTGGATGAAAACACTGTCATGGTCCATATCCGCAAGCTTAGAGAAAAGATTGAAGAAAACCCAAGCAAACCTGAATATATTAAAACGGTTAGAGGGATCGGGTATAAACTCGTACCTGCTGCAGGTGTTCAAAGATGA
- a CDS encoding ABC-2 transporter permease has translation MWAICLNEFKGHFKSFKSIVVIAIIFGVTYLTADLMSNLMASFPEEAAELGTDGYATGIVILIFVLGFFFITGLSHDIVNREVSERTMRFLVTKTTRLNVMMGKYLGVWFFWLFCMVVCFLLITIKSKDFLWLGLLDTMLFLSVALALNLVFSIVIPKPGVTMFVGITFALVFPALSFWAIFSGKLYITWFKFLTPYYYSSLADYYILINGLYAFLLLLLAYWLFKRRDF, from the coding sequence ATGTGGGCAATTTGTTTGAATGAATTTAAAGGGCATTTTAAGAGTTTCAAGTCGATTGTTGTGATTGCGATTATTTTTGGTGTTACGTATTTAACTGCTGATTTGATGAGCAACCTGATGGCAAGCTTTCCAGAAGAGGCAGCAGAGTTGGGGACAGATGGATATGCTACAGGTATTGTTATCTTAATCTTTGTGCTTGGTTTTTTCTTTATTACCGGTCTTTCTCATGACATCGTCAACAGGGAAGTCAGCGAGAGAACGATGCGGTTTTTAGTGACAAAGACTACTAGATTGAATGTAATGATGGGTAAATACTTAGGAGTTTGGTTCTTTTGGCTTTTCTGTATGGTTGTCTGTTTTCTGTTAATCACCATTAAATCAAAGGACTTTTTATGGCTCGGTTTATTAGATACCATGCTGTTTCTTTCTGTAGCTTTGGCGTTAAATCTTGTGTTTTCCATTGTCATACCAAAGCCCGGCGTTACAATGTTTGTGGGGATTACTTTTGCTTTAGTGTTTCCGGCTTTAAGCTTTTGGGCAATATTTTCAGGGAAGCTGTACATTACGTGGTTTAAATTCCTCACTCCGTATTACTACTCTTCTCTGGCAGACTATTACATCTTGATAAATGGACTCTATGCGTTCTTATTGCTATTACTTGCTTATTGGTTGTTTAAGAGGAGGGACTTTTGA
- a CDS encoding ABC transporter ATP-binding protein: MSVIEAGHLTKAFGGKTVVNKVDLTVAKGEIYGFLGRNGAGKSTFINMITGIILPTSGTFKLLGESDLQKVQNRIGVLPDYSQFYDSMSAIDHIKFFSKINGCKLSTTEANAVLDRVGLLEHAKKKVGKFSFGMKKKLGIAQAIAHNPELIFLDEPTSGIDAESGLSIQQLIRDLQSEGKTIFMTSHNLNEVEKICTRIAIMKDGTIINEGTLEELRAHYSSTIEVKITHSALKNPNSVGQMLKRFATQISAQEQYTSFTVDSEGKIATIVRAFTKENIDVYRINVEEPSLEEIFLEESSTKIKGAS, from the coding sequence ATGAGTGTGATCGAGGCTGGACATTTAACGAAAGCTTTTGGAGGAAAAACGGTTGTAAATAAGGTGGACCTTACCGTTGCAAAAGGAGAGATATATGGGTTTCTTGGTCGGAACGGGGCCGGAAAGTCGACTTTTATCAATATGATTACGGGGATCATCCTTCCCACTTCCGGTACGTTTAAGTTGTTGGGGGAATCTGACCTTCAGAAGGTGCAGAACCGAATTGGAGTCCTTCCCGATTATTCACAGTTCTACGATAGCATGTCTGCTATTGATCATATTAAATTTTTCAGCAAAATAAATGGGTGCAAATTGTCTACCACAGAAGCAAATGCTGTCTTGGATAGGGTTGGTTTGTTGGAGCATGCCAAAAAGAAGGTGGGAAAATTTTCGTTTGGGATGAAAAAGAAGTTAGGGATTGCGCAGGCGATCGCTCATAATCCCGAGCTGATTTTCCTTGATGAACCCACATCAGGTATTGATGCTGAATCCGGGTTGAGCATTCAGCAGCTGATTAGAGACTTGCAGTCAGAAGGTAAGACCATTTTCATGACCTCTCATAACTTGAACGAAGTGGAGAAAATTTGTACGCGGATTGCGATTATGAAAGACGGTACCATCATTAACGAAGGAACACTGGAAGAATTGCGTGCACATTATTCGTCTACCATCGAGGTGAAAATAACACATTCTGCCCTAAAGAACCCAAATAGTGTTGGCCAGATGTTAAAGCGCTTTGCCACACAGATTTCTGCCCAAGAGCAATATACGTCTTTTACGGTAGATTCAGAAGGTAAGATAGCAACTATTGTTAGGGCATTTACGAAAGAAAATATTGATGTTTATAGAATAAATGTGGAAGAGCCTTCCCTTGAAGAAATTTTCTTGGAGGAATCCAGTACGAAGATAAAAGGAGCCAGCTAA
- a CDS encoding class I SAM-dependent rRNA methyltransferase — MRQQLTLKVKNKFAKPYKNGYPLISKQSLLNGNDLKEEGTLVKLVDEQNNFLGKGYYGNQNKGYGWIVSKDPNEEMDIPFFKRALQKAINKRSALMKAEDTTAFRLFNGEGDGIGGFTIEYFDGYLVINWYSKGIYSFSEEILEAIEGVIEYKGIYEKKRFNTDGQYVEDDDFVKGERAPSPLIIKENGVNFAVHLNDGAMVGVFLDQREVRKTIRDKYAKGKTVLNTFSYTGAFSVYAALGGAVKTTSVDLAKRSLPKTTEQFNVNNIDEKTQSILVEEVFHYFKYAKKKNLKFDVVIMDPPSFARSKKVTFRAEKDYTSLVSDAIAITEKNGLIVASTNAATFGMDKFKGFVDQAFKENKVKYKIVEEFSLPSDFATIKEFKEGNYLKVLFIKRIG, encoded by the coding sequence ATGCGACAGCAACTAACACTTAAAGTGAAAAATAAATTCGCCAAACCCTATAAAAATGGCTATCCGCTTATCTCTAAACAATCCCTCCTTAACGGCAATGACCTAAAAGAAGAGGGCACACTCGTAAAGCTGGTAGACGAACAGAACAACTTCCTCGGCAAAGGCTACTACGGTAACCAAAACAAAGGATACGGCTGGATTGTCAGTAAAGATCCCAACGAAGAAATGGACATCCCTTTCTTCAAACGTGCCCTTCAAAAAGCCATAAACAAACGTTCCGCCCTTATGAAAGCAGAAGACACCACTGCATTCCGCCTTTTTAACGGAGAAGGCGACGGAATTGGCGGCTTTACCATCGAATACTTTGACGGCTACCTTGTAATCAACTGGTACAGCAAAGGAATCTACTCCTTCAGTGAGGAAATTCTTGAAGCCATTGAAGGGGTTATCGAATACAAAGGAATTTACGAAAAGAAACGCTTCAACACGGACGGTCAGTATGTAGAGGACGATGATTTTGTAAAAGGAGAACGCGCACCATCCCCCCTTATCATCAAAGAAAACGGCGTCAATTTTGCCGTACATTTAAATGATGGCGCGATGGTAGGGGTATTCCTTGATCAACGAGAAGTAAGAAAAACGATCCGAGATAAATACGCCAAAGGGAAAACCGTACTTAACACATTTTCCTATACAGGAGCATTCTCTGTTTATGCAGCATTAGGCGGTGCCGTCAAAACGACAAGCGTAGACTTGGCCAAACGCAGTCTGCCAAAAACAACCGAGCAATTCAACGTAAATAACATCGACGAAAAAACACAATCGATTCTCGTAGAAGAGGTATTCCATTACTTCAAATATGCGAAAAAGAAAAACCTGAAATTCGATGTCGTCATCATGGATCCACCAAGCTTTGCGCGTTCTAAAAAGGTGACATTCCGAGCAGAGAAAGACTACACAAGCCTAGTATCTGATGCCATTGCCATTACCGAAAAGAACGGTCTGATTGTCGCCTCCACCAATGCCGCTACATTCGGCATGGACAAGTTCAAAGGCTTTGTCGACCAGGCGTTTAAAGAAAACAAAGTAAAATACAAAATCGTAGAGGAGTTCTCCTTGCCAAGTGACTTCGCAACCATCAAGGAGTTCAAGGAAGGGAACTATCTGAAGGTATTGTTTATAAAAAGAATAGGATAA